From a single Drosophila sulfurigaster albostrigata strain 15112-1811.04 chromosome 3, ASM2355843v2, whole genome shotgun sequence genomic region:
- the LOC133845366 gene encoding uncharacterized protein LOC133845366 isoform X1, with amino-acid sequence MTQLPAQRSTACNMLVVLLLLLMTAKSLQARRISSRRLVIHVPVKVKTHHHTHTVYKMLHGSGGGGIKQTVYKVVGFSGEGGTGKGHVSHSLGHNHGASHSTSHSHGLDHGEITYEDKHGCESGKVMPMSGHRDMLFNHYARHDQEESEATDYAEEQDEFIDVRDAWL; translated from the exons ATGACgcaa CTTCCCGCCCAACGCTCGACGGCGTGCAACATGTTGGTggttctgttgctgctgctaatgACGGCGAAATCGCTGCAGGCAAGGCGTATCTCCAGTCGACGACTGGTCATCCACGTGCCTGTTAAAGTGAAGACgcatcatcacacgcacaccgTCTACAAGATGTTGCATGGTTCTGGTGGTGGCGGCATTAAGCAGACTGTCTACAAGGTAGTGGGATTTTCCGGAGAAGGTGGAACCGGCAAGGGACACGTCAGTCACAGTCTTGGGCACAATCATGGTGCAAGTCACAGTACCAGTCATAGTCATGGGTTGGACCATGGAGAGATCACGTATGAGGATAAGCATGGCTGTGAGAGCGGAAAAGTGATGCCGATGTCTGGCCATCGGGATATGCTATTCAATCACTATGCTCGTCATGACCAGGAGGAGTCGGAGGCGACTGATTATGCCGAGGAGCAAGACGAGTTCATTGATGTGAGGGATGCCTGGTTGTGA
- the LOC133846297 gene encoding uncharacterized protein LOC133846297 isoform X2 — MLFWKRLCRHQGEPPAAATTMTPSAYNTSATSTTTITSTSATSSVSVSSRPRAAPPIYCQHAGAVETTPVSYREAPRDPLENVYILEAPVDVPQLRLRSPPPLYSPQPLTPPPCYSERPVAPEPARSAPADRPHQPAEYAATTTPAARQQARRRRRLRELQEQQLQQQQQQLVISSSTSNSSSDQSSASDCELGVRQQRQRRRSSRGLRDAYCPDLLHACALILRQQQPGSSDSSVGNFTATPPPTHSQSQSVAGRHEYSSDYVEIDELLPPLGAGPKAKSTPHLQNAVGINSLAMGQNLSLRRPRISLTWVLREQHQQQPTAQQPTNEPEEQQHQQKTKELKELPLMLTNSHVIGESIAQRTNPVPTQLDVCNKRYRVKQLPDNGQHNDSLTGYATTPTVHLAPSNGQLTNKKFFSNQNLLEYKDKASTIRNKCAQEAPGGTPPVAAASTKELLFVCTPQRAPKSDVNSEVLQLARKRNEIRKKLANRLQQARATTAVGSMSCTPVPIDERSITVAPSTTDALKCTISEPSLVAVSEGGGGSVGVSHQQRRHRHRKRRERERQRVQRFGYEIHNVDEFLTRCSLAAPGNIPVVLATASTLYQTRPGGYQLEIPLPLGMVVNAVFKNQNWLYVQTPHAEEGYVGYACCLPLGILPSAARGSRHAPCWESNADIFPRPCGNMTDSEKEIRLRGGTRSDGARTPHSSKATTEELLLHNHNNNNNISNNNNNSKNQVANGGGSSLSGSLYGEQHVDKLYLRAASQPKLVEKAYAQLRSTKQIGSGAASTHNVSNDEYVTLQQRTTTTKSTSSKVTSKQPPPTQAQNHLHQVQAQTVRRLSNVSYITNGHNGQHLHPNSNPSTTQGSLAHNVLRRHQQNGLRQTLVAINSDYITESIVVHKGEIVTLCECRESKDQRQWFYVRTRDGREGFIPAEVAGHGYL; from the exons CTGCGCCGCCCATTTATTGTCAACATGCGGGTGCAGTGGAAACTACTCCAGTTAGCTACCGGGAGGCCCCTAGAGATCCACTAGAGAACGTCTACATCTTGGAAGCTCCTGTGGATGTGCCACAACTGCGCCTGCGGTCACCACCGCCCCTCTATAGCCCTCAACCGCTAACGCCACCGCCCTGCTATAGCGAACGCCCAGTAGCACCTGAGCCGGCGCGATCAGCTCCTGCAGACAGGCCTCACCAACCAGCAGAGTATGCCGCAACTACAACACCAGCAGCGCGACAACAAGcgcgtcgtcgacgtcgtctaCGGGAACtacaagagcaacaattgcagcagcaacagcaacaattagtcataagcagcagcaccagcaacagtagcagcgATCAGAGCAGCGCCAGCGACTGCGAGCTCGGAGTCagacagcagcgacaacgtaGACGTAGCTCACGAGGACTACGTG ATGCCTATTGCCCAGATCTGCTGCATGCTTGTGCTCTGATCCTGCGCCAGCAGCAACccggcagcagcgacagctcCGTGGGCAATTTTACAGCAACACCGCCGCCTACACATTCCCAATCGCAGTCAGTAGCTGGTAGACACGAGTACAGTTCGGACTATGTGGAGATTGATGAGTTGCTGCCACCTCTAGGGGCTGGCCCGAAAGCAAAGAGCACACCGCACCTACAGAATGCTGTAGGTATTAATAGTCTAGCGATGGGTCAGAACCTGAGCCTGCGACGCCCGCGCATCTCACTGACCTGGGTACTGAGGgagcagcaccaacagcagccaacGGCACAACAGCCAACTAACGAGCcagaagagcagcagcaccagcagaaGACGAAGGAGTTAAAGGAACTGCCGTTGATGCTAACAAATAGCCATGTTATTGGTGAATCGATTGCACAACGCACAAACCCCGTACCCACGCAATTGGACGTATGCAACAAACGCTATCGCGTTAAGCAGTTGCCTGACAATGGGCAGCATAATGATTCGCTCACTGGCTATGCCACTACGCCCACGGTCCACCTGGCGCCATCTAACGGGCAGTTGACCAACAAAAAGTTCTTCAGCAATCAAAATCTGTTGGAGTACAAGGACAAGGCATCGACAATACGTAACAAGTGTGCGCAAGAGGCTCCAGGAGGAACGCCGCCCGTTGCTGCCGCATCAACCAAAGAGCTGCTCTTCGTTTGCACACCGCAGCGGGCCCCAAAGAGCGATGTGAACAGCGAGGTACTGCAGCTCGCCCGTAAAAGAAACGAAATACGGAAGAAGTTGGCCAATCGACTGCAGCAGGCCAGAGCTACGACTGCTGTTGGTTCCATGAGCTGCACTCCGGTACCCATCGATGAACGTTCTATCACAGTAGCACCTTCGACCACGGATGCACTAAAATGTACCATTTCTGAGCCCAGTCTAGTCGCTGTCTCTGAGGGTGGGGGCGGCAGCGTTGGAGTATCACACCAGCAGCGTCGCCATCGACATCGAAAGCGACGCGAGCGAGAACGACAACGTGTGCAGCGATTCGGGTACGAGATACACAATGTTGATGAATTTCTAACCCGTTGCTCTCTAGCTGCTCCCGGAAACATTCCCGTAGTGCTGGCCACTGCAAGCACGCTCTATCAGACACGACCTGGTGGCTATCAGCTGGAAATTCCTCTGCCACTAGGGATGGTAGTAAATGCGGTTTTTAAGAACCAGAACTGGCTGTATGTGCAGACACCTCACGCCGAAGAGGGCTATGTGGGCTATGCCTGTTGTTTGCCGTTGGGCATCCTTCCATCGGCGGCGAGAGGCTCTAGGCACGCGCCGTGTTGGGAGTCCAATGCGGATATCTTTCCACGCCCCTGCGGCAACATGACCGACTCAGAGAAGGAGATACGACTGCGGGGCGGAACACGTTCTGATGGCGCGCGCACACCTCACAGCTCAAAGGCAACTACGGAGGAGCTACTCctccacaaccacaacaacaacaataacatcagcaacaacaataacaacagcaagaatCAGGTGGCTAACGGTGGCGGCAGCAGTTTATCGGGCTCATTGTACGGGGAGCAACATGTGGATAAATTGTATCTGAGAGCTGCCTCGCAGCCCAAGCTTGTGGAAAAAGCCTATGCGCAGTTACGTTCCACCAAGCAAATAGGCTCCGGCGCTGCCTCGACACACAACGTATCCAACGATGAGTATGTCACACTGCAGCAACGAACAACCACTACCAAAAGTACATCCTCAAAGGTGACATCGAAACAGCCGCCACCAACACAGGCACAGAACCATCTTCATCAAGTTCAAGCCCAAACTGTCCGGCGGCTCTCAAATGTATCCTACATCACCAATGGCCACAATGGCCAGCATCTGCACCCAAATAGCAACCCATCAACAACACAAGGGTCACTTGCACACAATGTTCTGCGTCGGCATCAACAGAATGGCCTGCGCCAAACTCTAGTCGCCATTAACTCTGACTACATCACTGAGAGCATTGTCGTTCACAAGGGCGAAATTGTGACGCTCTGCGAGTGCCGCGAGTCGAAGGATCAGCGGCAGTGGTTCTATGTAAGGACCCGAGACGGCCGCGAGGGCTTCATACCTGCCGAGGTGGCCGGTCACGGTTATCTATAG
- the LOC133846297 gene encoding uncharacterized protein LOC133846297 isoform X1, protein MLFWKRLCRHQGEPPAAATTMTPSAYNTSATSTTTITSTSATSSVSVSSRPRARSVSWRERRFFGALRSGKRKNAAPPIYCQHAGAVETTPVSYREAPRDPLENVYILEAPVDVPQLRLRSPPPLYSPQPLTPPPCYSERPVAPEPARSAPADRPHQPAEYAATTTPAARQQARRRRRLRELQEQQLQQQQQQLVISSSTSNSSSDQSSASDCELGVRQQRQRRRSSRGLRDAYCPDLLHACALILRQQQPGSSDSSVGNFTATPPPTHSQSQSVAGRHEYSSDYVEIDELLPPLGAGPKAKSTPHLQNAVGINSLAMGQNLSLRRPRISLTWVLREQHQQQPTAQQPTNEPEEQQHQQKTKELKELPLMLTNSHVIGESIAQRTNPVPTQLDVCNKRYRVKQLPDNGQHNDSLTGYATTPTVHLAPSNGQLTNKKFFSNQNLLEYKDKASTIRNKCAQEAPGGTPPVAAASTKELLFVCTPQRAPKSDVNSEVLQLARKRNEIRKKLANRLQQARATTAVGSMSCTPVPIDERSITVAPSTTDALKCTISEPSLVAVSEGGGGSVGVSHQQRRHRHRKRRERERQRVQRFGYEIHNVDEFLTRCSLAAPGNIPVVLATASTLYQTRPGGYQLEIPLPLGMVVNAVFKNQNWLYVQTPHAEEGYVGYACCLPLGILPSAARGSRHAPCWESNADIFPRPCGNMTDSEKEIRLRGGTRSDGARTPHSSKATTEELLLHNHNNNNNISNNNNNSKNQVANGGGSSLSGSLYGEQHVDKLYLRAASQPKLVEKAYAQLRSTKQIGSGAASTHNVSNDEYVTLQQRTTTTKSTSSKVTSKQPPPTQAQNHLHQVQAQTVRRLSNVSYITNGHNGQHLHPNSNPSTTQGSLAHNVLRRHQQNGLRQTLVAINSDYITESIVVHKGEIVTLCECRESKDQRQWFYVRTRDGREGFIPAEVAGHGYL, encoded by the exons cTCGCTCTGTTAGCTGGCGGGAACGTCGCTTTTTTGGTGCTCTACGCTCtggaaaacgaaaaaacg CTGCGCCGCCCATTTATTGTCAACATGCGGGTGCAGTGGAAACTACTCCAGTTAGCTACCGGGAGGCCCCTAGAGATCCACTAGAGAACGTCTACATCTTGGAAGCTCCTGTGGATGTGCCACAACTGCGCCTGCGGTCACCACCGCCCCTCTATAGCCCTCAACCGCTAACGCCACCGCCCTGCTATAGCGAACGCCCAGTAGCACCTGAGCCGGCGCGATCAGCTCCTGCAGACAGGCCTCACCAACCAGCAGAGTATGCCGCAACTACAACACCAGCAGCGCGACAACAAGcgcgtcgtcgacgtcgtctaCGGGAACtacaagagcaacaattgcagcagcaacagcaacaattagtcataagcagcagcaccagcaacagtagcagcgATCAGAGCAGCGCCAGCGACTGCGAGCTCGGAGTCagacagcagcgacaacgtaGACGTAGCTCACGAGGACTACGTG ATGCCTATTGCCCAGATCTGCTGCATGCTTGTGCTCTGATCCTGCGCCAGCAGCAACccggcagcagcgacagctcCGTGGGCAATTTTACAGCAACACCGCCGCCTACACATTCCCAATCGCAGTCAGTAGCTGGTAGACACGAGTACAGTTCGGACTATGTGGAGATTGATGAGTTGCTGCCACCTCTAGGGGCTGGCCCGAAAGCAAAGAGCACACCGCACCTACAGAATGCTGTAGGTATTAATAGTCTAGCGATGGGTCAGAACCTGAGCCTGCGACGCCCGCGCATCTCACTGACCTGGGTACTGAGGgagcagcaccaacagcagccaacGGCACAACAGCCAACTAACGAGCcagaagagcagcagcaccagcagaaGACGAAGGAGTTAAAGGAACTGCCGTTGATGCTAACAAATAGCCATGTTATTGGTGAATCGATTGCACAACGCACAAACCCCGTACCCACGCAATTGGACGTATGCAACAAACGCTATCGCGTTAAGCAGTTGCCTGACAATGGGCAGCATAATGATTCGCTCACTGGCTATGCCACTACGCCCACGGTCCACCTGGCGCCATCTAACGGGCAGTTGACCAACAAAAAGTTCTTCAGCAATCAAAATCTGTTGGAGTACAAGGACAAGGCATCGACAATACGTAACAAGTGTGCGCAAGAGGCTCCAGGAGGAACGCCGCCCGTTGCTGCCGCATCAACCAAAGAGCTGCTCTTCGTTTGCACACCGCAGCGGGCCCCAAAGAGCGATGTGAACAGCGAGGTACTGCAGCTCGCCCGTAAAAGAAACGAAATACGGAAGAAGTTGGCCAATCGACTGCAGCAGGCCAGAGCTACGACTGCTGTTGGTTCCATGAGCTGCACTCCGGTACCCATCGATGAACGTTCTATCACAGTAGCACCTTCGACCACGGATGCACTAAAATGTACCATTTCTGAGCCCAGTCTAGTCGCTGTCTCTGAGGGTGGGGGCGGCAGCGTTGGAGTATCACACCAGCAGCGTCGCCATCGACATCGAAAGCGACGCGAGCGAGAACGACAACGTGTGCAGCGATTCGGGTACGAGATACACAATGTTGATGAATTTCTAACCCGTTGCTCTCTAGCTGCTCCCGGAAACATTCCCGTAGTGCTGGCCACTGCAAGCACGCTCTATCAGACACGACCTGGTGGCTATCAGCTGGAAATTCCTCTGCCACTAGGGATGGTAGTAAATGCGGTTTTTAAGAACCAGAACTGGCTGTATGTGCAGACACCTCACGCCGAAGAGGGCTATGTGGGCTATGCCTGTTGTTTGCCGTTGGGCATCCTTCCATCGGCGGCGAGAGGCTCTAGGCACGCGCCGTGTTGGGAGTCCAATGCGGATATCTTTCCACGCCCCTGCGGCAACATGACCGACTCAGAGAAGGAGATACGACTGCGGGGCGGAACACGTTCTGATGGCGCGCGCACACCTCACAGCTCAAAGGCAACTACGGAGGAGCTACTCctccacaaccacaacaacaacaataacatcagcaacaacaataacaacagcaagaatCAGGTGGCTAACGGTGGCGGCAGCAGTTTATCGGGCTCATTGTACGGGGAGCAACATGTGGATAAATTGTATCTGAGAGCTGCCTCGCAGCCCAAGCTTGTGGAAAAAGCCTATGCGCAGTTACGTTCCACCAAGCAAATAGGCTCCGGCGCTGCCTCGACACACAACGTATCCAACGATGAGTATGTCACACTGCAGCAACGAACAACCACTACCAAAAGTACATCCTCAAAGGTGACATCGAAACAGCCGCCACCAACACAGGCACAGAACCATCTTCATCAAGTTCAAGCCCAAACTGTCCGGCGGCTCTCAAATGTATCCTACATCACCAATGGCCACAATGGCCAGCATCTGCACCCAAATAGCAACCCATCAACAACACAAGGGTCACTTGCACACAATGTTCTGCGTCGGCATCAACAGAATGGCCTGCGCCAAACTCTAGTCGCCATTAACTCTGACTACATCACTGAGAGCATTGTCGTTCACAAGGGCGAAATTGTGACGCTCTGCGAGTGCCGCGAGTCGAAGGATCAGCGGCAGTGGTTCTATGTAAGGACCCGAGACGGCCGCGAGGGCTTCATACCTGCCGAGGTGGCCGGTCACGGTTATCTATAG
- the LOC133845366 gene encoding uncharacterized protein LOC133845366 isoform X2, translated as MLVVLLLLLMTAKSLQARRISSRRLVIHVPVKVKTHHHTHTVYKMLHGSGGGGIKQTVYKVVGFSGEGGTGKGHVSHSLGHNHGASHSTSHSHGLDHGEITYEDKHGCESGKVMPMSGHRDMLFNHYARHDQEESEATDYAEEQDEFIDVRDAWL; from the coding sequence ATGTTGGTggttctgttgctgctgctaatgACGGCGAAATCGCTGCAGGCAAGGCGTATCTCCAGTCGACGACTGGTCATCCACGTGCCTGTTAAAGTGAAGACgcatcatcacacgcacaccgTCTACAAGATGTTGCATGGTTCTGGTGGTGGCGGCATTAAGCAGACTGTCTACAAGGTAGTGGGATTTTCCGGAGAAGGTGGAACCGGCAAGGGACACGTCAGTCACAGTCTTGGGCACAATCATGGTGCAAGTCACAGTACCAGTCATAGTCATGGGTTGGACCATGGAGAGATCACGTATGAGGATAAGCATGGCTGTGAGAGCGGAAAAGTGATGCCGATGTCTGGCCATCGGGATATGCTATTCAATCACTATGCTCGTCATGACCAGGAGGAGTCGGAGGCGACTGATTATGCCGAGGAGCAAGACGAGTTCATTGATGTGAGGGATGCCTGGTTGTGA